A stretch of Verrucomicrobiia bacterium DNA encodes these proteins:
- a CDS encoding TonB-dependent receptor — MKLSHQITCIVAVVLLFEASTLCGWGQSSQAEQIRIVELQGTVQVLPAGTSTWTPGATNQLLSAGDRLRTSANSRVALRWSGESVIPFGASTELEILPVRDGQSGLELFRGVLSFFHRDKPGRIRVVTRGASAGIEGTEFVMAVNGLGRTTLSVIDGTVTFGNEQATLILTNGQQAVAEPGRAPAPTAGFIVNHVLQWAFYYPAVIDPAELAFADAERAALADSLAAYQQGDLLNALARHPTNGAPASNAGRVFHAALLLSVGQVEQAQSLLAAVAPDAVPEQRSAAALRLLINSVRRDSYSGISNPETASELLASSYHAQSGGLRGESLERARRLARQAAVVSPGLGFAWTRLAELEFSFGRLAEAREALTKGLELSPRNAQALALQGFLEAADNRFDEALTSFDRAIAVDSALANAWLGRGLSRIRRGDVTGGREDLMVAAALEPQRAELRSYLGKAHEAIGDFPHAERELQLAAGLDPNDPTPHLYSALVHHRNNRINEAIRELERSQERNDNRSIVRSELLLRQDHAVRSANLARIYEDAGMGEVAMREAYRAVAYDYANYSAHFFLANSFESMRDPNHWDLRFETPASAEYRLASLLAPVDAGPLSPAVSQSEYSRLFNRTGIGLVSSTEYLSRGAWMQSFAQYGTFDTFNYSLEGDYQIDPGQRYNNDQETRALGLSLKQRITAQDDLLFHVRISETDAGDLAEAYDPDVRVRGRSRETHQPTLELGYHHEWSPGNHTLVILTREVDHYSVAFPDRSQLVTAVVDGGITGVHALPAGGTAANSQELYSAEVQQIFQMGDHQTVLGALFQHTDFRLEQLAFDIEGTVFSPGAILADQDVRAEFHRYSLYGYHSWQVAEPLQLTAGLTYDWIKYPRFLFTPPFWGSEDSEDQLSPKAGFLWTPLPGTTVRGAYTRSLTGGSLDQSHRIEPTQVAGLNQAFRSLIPESLSGGTSGGENDTFALSLEQKFKTGTYLGLRGELLYSEVDRWRGSIYVDPFGLEDDVLVLVNGYGLRENIDFRERAVVFTANQLIGTEWSAGLVYRLTQSDLTATRPDTRHLLPGEFSGGFVPHEDAESLMHQLVLHANFNHASGLFSSFEAVWFRQQNSADLSSQPGDDFWHYNVLGGYRFWQRRASIAAGVLNLSDENYHLHSLTVTGNLPRERTFIARLQFSF, encoded by the coding sequence GTGAAACTGTCACACCAGATCACCTGCATTGTCGCCGTTGTATTGCTCTTTGAAGCCAGCACCTTGTGCGGATGGGGACAAAGTTCCCAAGCGGAGCAGATCCGGATTGTAGAATTACAGGGCACCGTGCAGGTCCTGCCTGCGGGGACTTCGACGTGGACACCGGGCGCGACAAACCAGCTTCTCTCGGCGGGCGACCGCTTGAGGACGAGCGCCAACAGCAGGGTGGCGCTGCGCTGGAGTGGAGAAAGCGTCATTCCATTCGGAGCGTCCACCGAGCTCGAAATCCTACCGGTGCGCGATGGGCAGTCCGGCCTCGAACTTTTCCGCGGTGTGCTTTCCTTCTTTCACCGCGACAAACCGGGACGTATTCGCGTTGTCACCCGGGGCGCCAGCGCGGGCATCGAAGGGACTGAGTTTGTGATGGCGGTGAATGGTCTGGGCCGCACGACGCTTTCTGTGATCGATGGAACAGTGACGTTTGGAAATGAACAAGCGACGCTGATCCTGACCAACGGGCAGCAGGCGGTTGCTGAACCAGGACGCGCGCCTGCTCCAACGGCCGGCTTCATCGTGAACCACGTGCTTCAGTGGGCCTTTTATTATCCGGCCGTCATTGATCCTGCTGAACTGGCGTTTGCGGATGCAGAACGCGCAGCCCTTGCCGATTCGCTTGCGGCGTATCAACAAGGCGACCTGCTCAATGCGCTCGCGCGGCATCCAACCAATGGAGCGCCTGCCTCAAATGCCGGGCGGGTTTTTCATGCGGCGTTGCTGCTGTCCGTTGGACAAGTGGAGCAGGCGCAATCGCTGCTGGCCGCGGTGGCGCCCGATGCAGTTCCGGAACAACGATCCGCTGCTGCCCTGCGGCTGTTGATCAACTCCGTTCGGCGGGATTCGTATTCTGGAATTTCCAATCCTGAAACCGCCTCGGAGCTTCTGGCCTCGAGTTATCACGCGCAATCGGGCGGCCTTCGCGGCGAGTCCCTCGAGCGCGCCCGCAGGCTGGCGCGCCAGGCCGCTGTAGTGTCGCCCGGTCTGGGATTTGCCTGGACCCGGCTCGCCGAACTGGAGTTCAGCTTTGGACGCCTGGCAGAGGCTCGCGAAGCGCTGACAAAAGGCCTTGAACTTTCGCCGCGAAACGCCCAGGCCCTCGCGCTCCAGGGGTTCCTCGAGGCCGCCGACAACCGCTTTGATGAGGCATTGACGTCGTTTGATCGCGCGATTGCTGTTGATTCAGCGCTCGCCAATGCATGGCTCGGGCGCGGCCTTTCCCGGATTCGCCGCGGCGATGTCACTGGCGGCCGCGAAGACCTGATGGTCGCGGCGGCGCTGGAGCCGCAGCGCGCGGAATTGCGCAGCTATCTCGGCAAGGCTCACGAAGCCATCGGTGATTTTCCGCACGCAGAACGAGAGCTTCAACTCGCCGCGGGATTGGATCCTAACGACCCCACGCCGCATCTGTATTCCGCGCTGGTGCATCATCGCAACAACCGCATCAACGAAGCGATTCGGGAACTGGAACGTTCACAGGAACGTAACGACAACCGCAGCATCGTTCGCTCGGAGTTGTTATTGCGGCAGGATCACGCAGTCCGCAGTGCGAACCTGGCCCGGATTTATGAAGACGCGGGCATGGGGGAAGTCGCAATGCGGGAAGCGTACCGCGCCGTTGCCTACGATTACGCCAACTATTCCGCGCATTTCTTCCTCGCCAACAGCTTTGAATCGATGAGAGATCCCAACCACTGGGATCTCCGCTTTGAGACGCCGGCATCTGCCGAATACAGGCTGGCATCTCTTCTTGCCCCGGTGGACGCCGGGCCTCTCTCGCCTGCCGTGTCGCAAAGTGAATACTCGCGCCTGTTCAATCGCACGGGCATCGGCCTGGTTTCGAGCACGGAATACCTGAGCCGCGGGGCGTGGATGCAAAGCTTTGCGCAGTACGGGACGTTTGACACCTTCAACTACAGCCTGGAAGGAGACTACCAAATCGATCCGGGACAGCGTTACAACAACGACCAGGAGACCCGTGCCCTTGGCCTCTCTTTGAAGCAACGGATTACCGCGCAGGACGATCTACTGTTCCATGTCAGAATTTCGGAAACCGATGCGGGCGACCTCGCAGAGGCGTACGATCCCGATGTGCGGGTTCGGGGCCGTTCACGGGAAACACACCAGCCAACGCTGGAACTTGGGTATCACCATGAGTGGAGTCCGGGGAACCATACATTGGTGATCCTGACACGTGAAGTGGACCATTATTCGGTGGCCTTCCCGGATCGTTCCCAACTGGTCACTGCTGTAGTCGACGGTGGCATCACCGGCGTCCATGCATTGCCGGCCGGGGGAACGGCAGCTAACAGCCAGGAACTGTACAGCGCTGAGGTTCAGCAAATTTTCCAAATGGGCGATCATCAGACGGTGCTCGGCGCTCTGTTTCAACACACCGATTTTCGCCTCGAGCAACTTGCCTTCGATATTGAGGGTACAGTTTTTTCCCCCGGCGCGATACTCGCCGACCAGGATGTGCGTGCGGAATTCCATCGCTACAGCCTTTACGGCTATCATTCGTGGCAGGTTGCGGAGCCGCTTCAGCTGACCGCGGGTCTCACGTATGACTGGATCAAGTATCCACGCTTTCTTTTTACACCGCCCTTCTGGGGAAGCGAAGATTCCGAGGATCAGCTCTCGCCAAAGGCCGGGTTCCTTTGGACGCCTCTGCCGGGAACGACCGTGCGCGGCGCCTATACTCGCTCGCTCACCGGCGGGAGCCTGGATCAGAGTCATCGCATCGAACCCACCCAAGTCGCGGGGCTGAACCAGGCGTTTCGGAGCCTGATTCCTGAATCCCTAAGCGGCGGGACTTCCGGAGGAGAGAACGACACGTTTGCACTGTCGCTCGAACAGAAATTCAAAACTGGAACCTACCTTGGCCTTCGGGGCGAATTACTCTATTCCGAGGTCGATCGCTGGCGTGGCAGCATCTACGTGGACCCCTTTGGTTTAGAAGACGATGTGCTTGTTCTGGTGAACGGATACGGCCTGCGTGAAAATATCGATTTTCGGGAACGCGCAGTGGTGTTTACTGCCAATCAACTGATCGGAACCGAATGGTCGGCAGGGCTTGTGTACCGGCTAACGCAGTCTGATCTGACGGCCACGCGCCCTGACACGCGGCACCTGCTGCCTGGCGAGTTCAGCGGCGGTTTTGTTCCTCACGAAGACGCGGAAAGCCTGATGCATCAGCTGGTCCTTCACGCGAACTTCAACCACGCGTCAGGACTTTTCTCCAGCTTTGAAGCAGTCTGGTTTCGCCAGCAAAACTCGGCGGATCTCTCCAGCCAGCCTGGCGACGACTTCTGGCATTACAACGTGCTTGGGGGGTATCGCTTCTGGCAGCGCCGTGCCAGCATTGCAGCGGGAGTTCTCAACCTCTCCGACGAAAACTACCATCTGCACTCGCTCACGGTTACCGGCAATCTACCCCGGGAGCGAACATTCATCGCGCGGCTGCAATTCAGCTTCTAG
- a CDS encoding globin domain-containing protein, translating to MSMSLHGNPAAADRLTPHEIAVLRRTFAQVQSQGTIAALLFYQILFDRDPSLRGMFHTSIELQGRKLMDALNFIISSLDSPARLSLMMEGLGRRHVAYGTTKEHYNTVRLALLQMLAQTLGTGYTPEASAAWQKALEHVSAMMLRGAERSAPAERPR from the coding sequence ATGAGCATGAGCCTGCACGGGAATCCAGCCGCAGCCGATCGGCTGACGCCGCACGAGATCGCGGTGCTGCGCCGGACGTTCGCACAGGTGCAGTCGCAGGGAACCATTGCGGCCCTGTTGTTCTACCAGATCCTGTTCGACCGGGATCCCTCATTGCGGGGCATGTTTCATACGAGCATCGAATTACAGGGCCGCAAGTTGATGGACGCGCTCAATTTCATCATCAGTTCCCTCGACTCTCCAGCCCGGCTGTCGTTGATGATGGAAGGGCTGGGACGCCGCCATGTGGCCTACGGCACCACGAAGGAACACTACAACACGGTGAGACTGGCATTGCTGCAGATGCTGGCGCAGACGCTTGGAACGGGATACACGCCCGAGGCAAGTGCAGCCTGGCAGAAGGCGCTTGAACACGTGTCGGCGATGATGCTGAGGGGAGCGGAGCGTTCTGCGCCGGCGGAGAGACCCCGTTGA
- a CDS encoding response regulator transcription factor — protein sequence MNRILVIEDQPQMRKNIVTILTMENFTVLSAENGRLGLELARRETPDLIICDVMMPDLDGYGVLKALREESATADIPFIFLTAKSEKLDIRAGMNFGADDYLTKPVTRDDLLAAIAARLERRRSVDAAHSGRGFQPDFSSPAPLKRLGLTERESEVLLWVSQGKSNAEIGIILGMAEKTVKKHMGNIFEKLGLEGRNAATVRALEVLNSPARVRN from the coding sequence ATGAACAGGATACTTGTCATCGAAGATCAGCCGCAGATGCGGAAGAATATCGTGACCATTCTGACCATGGAGAACTTCACGGTGTTGAGCGCGGAAAATGGCCGGCTGGGACTGGAGCTCGCGCGACGCGAGACGCCCGACCTGATCATCTGCGACGTCATGATGCCCGACCTGGACGGCTACGGAGTTCTCAAGGCATTGCGGGAGGAATCGGCGACCGCTGACATCCCCTTCATTTTTCTGACGGCGAAGAGCGAAAAGCTGGATATACGTGCCGGGATGAATTTCGGAGCGGACGATTACCTCACCAAGCCCGTAACACGCGATGATTTGCTCGCGGCGATCGCTGCGAGGCTCGAGCGGAGGCGATCGGTGGACGCGGCGCACAGCGGTCGCGGGTTCCAGCCCGATTTTTCCTCACCTGCACCGTTGAAGCGCCTCGGTTTGACCGAACGGGAATCAGAAGTGTTGTTATGGGTATCGCAGGGAAAGAGCAACGCTGAGATTGGAATCATTCTTGGCATGGCCGAGAAGACGGTAAAGAAGCACATGGGCAACATCTTCGAGAAGCTTGGCCTGGAAGGGCGCAACGCGGCGACCGTGCGCGCTCTGGAGGTGCTCAATTCACCTGCCCGCGTTCGGAACTAG
- a CDS encoding MFS transporter yields the protein MFQPSQTNPSQHRRPWAWIPTLYLAEGLPNALVTTVALLLYKALGVSNTKVAFYTGLFYLPWVLKPLWSPLVDLLRTRRLWIWRTQILLSVAAGALACLLPASWFVPGSIVCFFLLAFSSATHDIAADGFYILALSEQEQSFFVGVRNAVYRLATLSMKGPFIFLVAALQAELGNVRTAWMIAFAGLAILFAALGIYHRSILPRSAADREGSWEGSTRFWRDFVETFRSFFGKRRIGVLLSFLLLYRFAEAQLLPMAQAFLIDSNESGGLGLSNRAFSMVYGTGGVIALMTGGLLGGWVVSRFGLRRCLWPMAFATHAPNALFVYLAYALPSSTGVVAACVAAEQFGYGFGFTAYMLYMIHIARGQHQTAHYAICTGFMALGLMLPGMWSGWLQDLLGYPRFFMWVLIATLPGFIVTALIPVQEGFGRKQDTR from the coding sequence GTGTTTCAGCCCAGCCAAACAAACCCTAGCCAGCATCGGCGTCCCTGGGCGTGGATTCCGACGCTCTATCTTGCGGAAGGTTTGCCCAATGCGCTGGTCACGACGGTGGCGCTCCTGCTCTACAAGGCGCTCGGCGTGTCGAACACGAAAGTGGCTTTTTACACGGGACTTTTTTATCTGCCCTGGGTTCTGAAACCCCTTTGGAGCCCCCTCGTGGACCTCCTGCGGACGCGTCGCCTCTGGATTTGGAGAACGCAGATCCTGTTAAGCGTGGCCGCGGGAGCGCTCGCGTGCCTCCTGCCGGCATCGTGGTTTGTGCCAGGCTCGATTGTTTGCTTTTTTCTCCTGGCATTCAGCTCCGCCACGCACGACATCGCAGCTGATGGATTTTACATCCTGGCGCTGTCGGAGCAGGAACAATCCTTCTTTGTGGGCGTTCGCAACGCCGTATACCGGCTCGCCACCCTTTCAATGAAGGGCCCATTTATTTTCCTGGTGGCCGCGCTGCAGGCTGAACTCGGGAATGTCCGAACGGCGTGGATGATTGCGTTTGCAGGTCTGGCAATCCTCTTTGCGGCCCTCGGCATTTACCACAGGTCAATCCTTCCCCGGTCGGCGGCCGATCGGGAGGGATCGTGGGAAGGATCAACGCGTTTCTGGCGGGATTTCGTTGAAACCTTCCGCAGTTTTTTCGGGAAGAGACGAATAGGTGTCCTGCTCTCGTTCCTTCTTTTGTATCGCTTTGCCGAGGCACAATTGCTGCCGATGGCGCAAGCCTTCCTGATTGATTCGAACGAGTCAGGCGGGCTGGGCTTGAGCAACCGCGCATTCAGCATGGTGTATGGAACGGGCGGCGTCATCGCGCTCATGACGGGCGGGCTGTTGGGAGGCTGGGTGGTTTCACGGTTCGGGTTGCGCCGCTGTCTCTGGCCCATGGCATTTGCAACGCACGCTCCGAACGCGTTGTTCGTATATCTCGCATACGCGCTGCCGTCCAGCACAGGCGTGGTCGCGGCGTGCGTCGCCGCCGAGCAATTCGGATACGGTTTCGGCTTCACGGCGTACATGCTCTACATGATCCATATTGCTCGCGGCCAGCATCAGACTGCGCATTACGCCATCTGCACGGGGTTCATGGCGCTTGGCTTGATGCTGCCAGGCATGTGGAGCGGATGGCTGCAGGACCTGTTGGGCTACCCCCGTTTTTTCATGTGGGTGCTCATCGCGACACTGCCCGGGTTTATAGTGACGGCATTGATCCCGGTTCAGGAAGGGTTCGGCCGGAAACAAGATACCCGTTGA
- a CDS encoding ATP-binding protein, with translation MPSNHSKAIFDGFVPQIGVTPLAELLSNLLGEIAALMEVERVGYSRMERDGSSIQQEFQYYLSRRHCDAGSLLRLYARDYPGYFAALNARSNVIVSHDVMSDPRLAEFQQTYFKPLGITSMLDVPVHRAGQLYGVICHEHVGPPRHWTDMEVEAARSFAHLVALAIETDQRQKMEAAVRDREARYRAAIEHTPAAIVVLNAATGKFVETNDNAVRLFGLSREELLDTGPAELSPPRQADGRPSKDVARENIGAAVNGETRIFEWLHRDRSGRDIPCEIRIARMPAEDETLVIAAIMDITERKRAEAELRMALEQERELSELKTNFVNVVSHEFRTPLGVIVSSAEILEHYFERLPGEQRAGHLQDIGFAAQQMAGLMDEVLLLGRVDSGRMQCNPEPLDMAGFCRRLVDEQLSATHRKCPIQLTVEGCASQASADEALLRHVFNNLLSNAVKYSAAGSVVTFVVRREERDAVFEIQDHGIGIPASDQKRLFEAFHRGQNVGDIAGTGLGLVIAKSCVDLHSGTIAISSEPGKGTRVTVRLPLFRTRRSDTRNGATKTKRQAAASMDAI, from the coding sequence ATGCCATCGAATCACTCTAAAGCCATCTTTGACGGGTTCGTGCCGCAGATTGGGGTCACGCCGCTTGCCGAACTGCTCTCCAACCTGCTCGGGGAGATAGCCGCATTGATGGAGGTGGAACGCGTCGGGTATTCGCGGATGGAACGCGATGGGTCGTCGATTCAGCAGGAGTTTCAATATTACCTTTCCCGCCGGCATTGTGACGCAGGTTCCCTGCTGCGGCTGTACGCCCGGGATTATCCCGGGTATTTCGCGGCATTGAACGCGCGTTCGAATGTCATCGTTTCGCACGATGTGATGTCGGACCCGCGGCTTGCAGAATTCCAGCAAACCTATTTCAAGCCACTGGGAATCACGTCCATGCTCGACGTCCCGGTTCACCGCGCCGGCCAGTTATACGGCGTCATCTGTCACGAGCATGTGGGTCCCCCGCGTCATTGGACCGACATGGAAGTGGAAGCGGCGCGCAGCTTTGCGCATCTCGTGGCGCTCGCCATTGAGACCGACCAGCGGCAGAAGATGGAAGCCGCCGTGCGGGATCGCGAGGCGCGGTATCGCGCCGCCATTGAACACACCCCCGCCGCGATCGTGGTGCTGAACGCAGCAACGGGAAAGTTTGTTGAAACCAATGACAACGCCGTCCGGCTGTTTGGCCTTTCGCGCGAGGAATTGCTGGACACAGGGCCCGCCGAACTCAGCCCGCCGAGGCAGGCCGATGGACGCCCAAGCAAGGATGTCGCACGCGAGAACATCGGGGCCGCAGTTAATGGCGAGACGCGGATTTTCGAATGGTTGCACCGTGACAGGTCGGGCAGGGACATCCCGTGCGAAATTCGCATCGCCCGGATGCCAGCCGAGGACGAGACCCTCGTGATCGCCGCGATCATGGACATCACCGAGCGCAAACGCGCCGAAGCCGAATTGCGAATGGCGCTGGAACAGGAACGCGAACTCAGCGAGCTGAAGACAAACTTTGTTAACGTGGTTTCACACGAGTTTCGGACTCCGCTCGGGGTCATTGTTTCGTCGGCTGAAATCCTTGAGCATTACTTTGAGCGGCTGCCGGGCGAGCAGCGCGCCGGCCATTTGCAGGACATCGGATTCGCAGCGCAGCAGATGGCGGGTTTGATGGATGAGGTGCTTCTGCTCGGCAGGGTCGATTCCGGACGCATGCAGTGCAATCCCGAACCGCTCGACATGGCGGGCTTTTGCCGACGGCTCGTCGACGAGCAGCTCTCTGCGACGCATCGCAAATGTCCCATCCAATTGACCGTTGAAGGATGCGCGAGTCAGGCGTCTGCTGATGAAGCCCTCCTGCGCCATGTCTTCAACAATCTACTGTCCAATGCGGTGAAATATTCGGCCGCTGGCAGTGTTGTGACGTTTGTGGTCAGGCGCGAGGAGCGGGACGCGGTGTTCGAAATTCAGGATCACGGGATCGGAATTCCCGCATCTGATCAGAAACGCCTGTTCGAGGCGTTTCATCGCGGGCAGAACGTTGGCGACATCGCGGGGACGGGCCTGGGCCTGGTGATTGCGAAAAGCTGTGTCGACCTGCACAGCGGCACGATTGCGATCTCCAGCGAACCCGGCAAAGGCACGCGCGTCACGGTTCGCCTGCCGCTCTTTCGCACGCGCCGCAGTGACACTCGCAATGGCGCGACAAAGACGAAACGACAGGCTGCCGCTTCCATGGATGCCATATGA
- a CDS encoding SLC13 family permease, with product MTLEIGLLLGLIVVAVVLFSTDWVQPDVVALSLMLTLVFTGLLPADQAFAGFGSDTVIMILGLLLLTAALWRTGVVEWAGARILRLTGTSINRVLIVVMLATSGFSAFMSNTAATAFFVPVVLGIAKRAQINPSQVLLPLAFASILSSSVTLISTSTNIVVSGLMVQQRMAPIGLFELTPVGLPIALIGLTYTFFVGRKWLQHRTAGEKVEELGIRPYLTEIIVLAGSPLVGKTLAETGLGKDLDLTVLRLVRKGADYQVPRSDVRLEADDVLLVEGQSDEILKIKDVTGIEIKSDVKLSDPTVRSEDTGLVEVVVLARSPLIGRTLKGIGFRERYGLQVLGINRHGTTLFQKISIIPLRVGDTLLIQGRRSRIAEMETENLFRVISAVSDKRPLRKRAPVAMAIFVASLAAAAFNILSLPVAVMTGAALAFLTRCVTPDEAYRELEWKAVILIGAMLSVGVAMAETGTAKYLATLIVNGAGSMNPLWLLSGFFLLTVLLTQPMSNQAAAVVIVPIAIQTALQLDLNPRTFAMMITVAASCSFMTPLEPSCLMVYGPGRYKFSDFLKIGTPLTLLIFAVAIILVPRVWPLVPNAGR from the coding sequence ATGACCTTGGAAATCGGGCTGTTGCTAGGCCTTATCGTCGTAGCCGTGGTTCTGTTCTCCACGGATTGGGTGCAACCCGACGTGGTGGCTCTTTCCCTGATGCTGACCCTGGTGTTCACCGGGTTGCTCCCGGCGGACCAGGCATTCGCCGGGTTTGGCAGCGACACCGTGATCATGATCCTGGGCCTGCTCCTGCTGACGGCAGCGCTCTGGCGAACGGGAGTCGTTGAGTGGGCGGGTGCGCGCATCCTGCGGCTCACCGGCACGTCGATTAACCGCGTGCTGATCGTGGTGATGCTTGCCACTTCGGGGTTCAGCGCGTTCATGAGCAACACGGCGGCAACGGCGTTTTTTGTTCCCGTTGTTCTCGGGATAGCCAAACGCGCGCAGATCAATCCGAGCCAGGTCTTGCTGCCCCTCGCCTTCGCGTCCATTCTCAGCAGCTCCGTCACCCTGATCAGCACATCGACGAACATCGTCGTAAGCGGCTTGATGGTCCAGCAACGCATGGCCCCCATCGGCCTGTTCGAACTAACCCCGGTTGGCCTCCCGATCGCATTGATCGGCCTGACCTACACGTTTTTCGTTGGCCGCAAATGGCTGCAGCATCGCACGGCCGGGGAGAAGGTTGAGGAACTCGGGATTCGTCCTTATCTGACTGAAATCATCGTTCTCGCCGGGTCGCCGCTCGTGGGAAAAACCCTCGCCGAAACCGGCCTCGGCAAGGACCTTGATCTGACGGTGCTGCGGCTTGTGCGCAAAGGCGCCGACTACCAGGTGCCGCGTTCGGACGTGCGCCTCGAGGCCGATGACGTTCTGCTCGTGGAAGGCCAGAGCGATGAGATCCTGAAGATCAAGGATGTGACGGGCATCGAAATCAAATCCGATGTCAAACTGTCCGACCCCACCGTTCGCAGCGAAGACACCGGGCTTGTGGAAGTCGTGGTTCTGGCACGATCACCGTTGATTGGCCGCACTTTGAAAGGGATTGGTTTCCGCGAGCGCTACGGCCTGCAAGTGCTCGGGATCAACCGCCATGGAACGACGCTTTTTCAGAAGATTAGCATCATCCCGCTGCGTGTGGGCGACACGCTGTTGATCCAGGGACGCCGCTCGCGCATCGCCGAGATGGAAACCGAAAACCTTTTCCGCGTCATCAGTGCGGTCTCCGACAAGCGCCCGCTGCGCAAACGCGCGCCGGTCGCGATGGCCATCTTCGTCGCCAGCCTTGCGGCGGCCGCCTTCAACATCCTGAGCCTGCCCGTTGCAGTCATGACCGGCGCCGCGCTCGCCTTTCTCACGCGCTGCGTCACGCCAGACGAAGCATATCGGGAGCTGGAATGGAAGGCTGTCATACTGATCGGCGCAATGCTGTCCGTGGGTGTCGCCATGGCGGAAACCGGCACAGCCAAGTACCTCGCGACGCTGATCGTAAACGGCGCGGGCAGCATGAACCCGCTTTGGCTTCTCTCGGGATTCTTTCTGCTCACCGTCCTTCTCACGCAACCCATGTCCAACCAGGCTGCGGCAGTGGTGATTGTTCCAATTGCAATTCAGACCGCGCTTCAGCTTGATCTGAATCCGCGGACATTTGCGATGATGATCACAGTGGCTGCCAGTTGCTCGTTTATGACTCCCCTGGAACCTTCGTGCCTGATGGTGTACGGGCCGGGACGTTACAAGTTCTCGGATTTTCTGAAGATCGGCACACCTCTGACGCTGTTGATCTTTGCGGTCGCGATCATCCTTGTGCCCCGCGTCTGGCCCCTAGTTCCGAACGCGGGCAGGTGA
- the hisF gene encoding imidazole glycerol phosphate synthase subunit HisF: protein MIAKRVIPCLDVHDGKVTRGVQFGKAESGELRNVGDPVELAIRYNEQGADEMVFFDITASAHGRKTMVDVIERAAAECFMPLTVGGGIKSVDDMYAMLRAGADKISINSSALVDPELIRRGAEKFGSQCIVVSIDAKRIAPDQWRVFSHGGRKDTGLEAVAWAQNAVKLGAGEIVLNSIDADGTKAGFDLVITRRVSEAVGVPVVASGGAGKLEHMAEVLLEGKADAVLAASIFHFGTYTVADVKRFLAEKKIPVRF, encoded by the coding sequence GTGATTGCAAAACGTGTCATACCATGCCTCGACGTCCACGATGGAAAAGTCACCCGTGGCGTGCAGTTTGGCAAAGCGGAATCGGGTGAACTGCGCAACGTCGGAGATCCTGTGGAACTCGCAATCCGCTACAATGAGCAGGGCGCCGATGAAATGGTTTTCTTTGACATCACCGCCAGCGCCCATGGCCGCAAGACGATGGTGGATGTCATCGAACGCGCCGCCGCCGAGTGTTTCATGCCGCTGACGGTCGGCGGCGGAATTAAATCGGTCGACGACATGTACGCGATGCTTCGCGCTGGCGCTGACAAGATCAGCATCAATTCCTCTGCACTCGTGGATCCGGAGTTGATCCGGCGCGGAGCGGAAAAGTTTGGCAGCCAGTGCATCGTGGTGTCGATCGATGCAAAGAGGATCGCGCCTGACCAGTGGCGGGTGTTCTCGCACGGCGGCCGAAAGGATACGGGACTGGAAGCCGTCGCATGGGCTCAGAATGCAGTGAAGCTCGGAGCTGGCGAAATCGTGTTGAATTCCATCGACGCTGATGGAACCAAGGCGGGGTTCGACCTGGTGATCACGCGCCGCGTCAGTGAAGCAGTCGGGGTTCCCGTGGTGGCGAGCGGGGGAGCTGGCAAACTGGAGCACATGGCGGAGGTGCTGCTCGAAGGCAAAGCAGACGCGGTCCTGGCCGCGAGCATCTTCCATTTTGGAACCTATACGGTCGCGGACGTAAAGCGGTTCCTTGCCGAAAAGAAAATCCCGGTTCGCTTCTGA
- a CDS encoding DMT family protein, with product MNTTPDLGSRLLPILLLACSNIFMTFAWYGHLKFKGKPLALVILVSWGIAFFEYVLMVPANRWGHSVYSATQLKILQEVITIVVFCGFAVLYLHEKIRWNHIAAFLCILAAVAFTFLPKNPQ from the coding sequence ATGAATACCACTCCTGACCTGGGTTCCCGACTCCTGCCGATCCTGCTCCTGGCGTGCTCGAACATCTTCATGACCTTCGCCTGGTACGGCCATTTAAAGTTCAAAGGCAAACCGCTCGCGCTGGTCATCCTGGTGAGCTGGGGAATTGCGTTTTTCGAATACGTCCTGATGGTTCCCGCCAATCGGTGGGGCCACTCGGTTTATTCCGCGACACAGCTCAAGATCCTGCAGGAGGTGATTACGATCGTTGTTTTTTGCGGCTTCGCGGTGCTGTACCTGCACGAAAAAATCCGCTGGAACCACATCGCCGCCTTTCTCTGCATCCTTGCGGCTGTCGCGTTCACATTCCTGCCAAAGAATCCGCAATAG